cccgcaaggggttcaaactcaccggaaccAAGAGGTTAATAGGCCTTGGATAGTATCCTCACTCCGATTACTCCcaaagtcctccagggttgatagtCAAACACCAGCAACAATGTCcatatgtaaaaaagagaccccaaaatagtccagtaccgttttgataatttattaaacaaataatggaaaataaaataaaataaactgtaaaaatcagtgggcgcaggtCCTTTCagaggatagccttctagctttcagttggttggtaatagtggataactcaaaatagcttctctcaaagcacaagggagCTGGTTACAGACTGGATGGATGATACTCACTCAAAGCCGATCAGCCCTTCATCCCACCAATAACAGAAAACAAcgagcttggagcgcactgcgtgtcaaccagTCTCAGCTGATCGGCACTTCCTCCCTCTcatgtctgaagcttcaggcttaGCGCGCACTGCATCCTCACatgataacggttgccgtggtatcaaGCTCTGACAAGTTTCGTCATTGAGACTTTTTCAAAGAGCGTGACTTCACGGCATGTTGAACAGAATTTATCTTAGAGACAGGGGGTGGAGTGCGGCCGGCACTCCGCCCTAGTGAGTAAATAATTTGTAAAATCTGGGTCTGATTAAAAGGTGCATCCCTATCTTATACTGGGAACGTATCCTCACTCCAACCAACCTAAATCTGCAGGCTGTACATTTTATTAACATCGCAgtgtaaatgtagcagaatactgcAATACATCTGTAAATGCCCAATTTCTTGTAGCATAATAACTCAGCCACAGTTCTTATGTCCTAGATTGACATTAAAAACATTAAACTAGCATAAAACATTATATACAAAATCGCATATCATCGCATATAATCATAGCAACAGCGGAACTTGTAATAAAATCAAACAGGTAATATTGATTTAAATCCAGTCAAATTGTAATCACCTAAATggcaaactataaaaaaaacatttccaaaggTAAGAAAACGGAGGTTAATAGTAGATTCTACGGTGCCTCTCTGTATCTCAAAGATCTAACTGTACATACACAATACTACAGTTATCTTTGTATGTAATGTTTTATGCTAGTTTAATGTTTTTAATGTCAATCTAGGACATAAGAACTGTGGCTGAGTTATTATGCTACAAGAAATTGGGCGTTTACAAATGTATTgcagtattctgctacatttacacTGCGATGTTAACAAAATGTGCAGCCTGCAGTTTTAGGTTGGTTGGAGTGAGGATACATTCCCAGTATAAGATAGGGACGCACCTTTTAATCAGACCCAGATTTTACAAATTATTTACTCACTAGGGTggagtgccggtgtcttgccgagaaagttccctcggcggataaggaccccccccccgtgcttgcgcagtacgaaggactagcagccgccgaaaatagccgaagattaaaatcttcaatcagctgtacacggcgcctgcgccctgggtccaggctgaagccccaccatccaagtggacctagagggggaataaaaaagtggcgagtgcagcgaggccgtgcctgaagcgtggcgagcgaagcgagcccgcgaggggccctcttacaggcgccgtgtacagctgatttcttctctatttcgcttcggctatttccaccggctcctactgcgcaggcgctgcaccttTAGAGGGGGCATgctagggggcgtgtcctatgcctacatatttttgctaatatgtgtccctcattcccatcccagaAAGTTGGCAGGTATGCATCAGGACTACATGTCACAAGATTCTCTGCTTCATCCAGGACAGGCATTCTCCACTCCTCTGACAGGAAATTAGGTAGTCTTCGATAAAACAGGCACTAGAGGGGAATGTTAGGTCAGCTGTCCCCGAGTAACGTCTTACTCCATCATGGCATAGCTGCCACCTGGCTACACTAGTATTGAAGGGGCGGCTATATCTTCTCATTTACATTTGTAGGTTCCTCATATCTCTGTCTTCTCTTCCAGCCACTGGAGTCCTGGCGAGCGTTAAACTCGTCTGCACCGCTGTCAGCACCCCAGGATTATATGCTATCTGTCCTGACGGTAAGTGACCACAAGACCCCAAAAAGAGCTCAGTATCAGTGTGAGAGAGACATGTCCTTCACTCCAGACCACCCATGAGGTCCTAGAGATCTCAGACCACCCATGAGGTCCTAGAGATCTCAGACCACCCATGAGGTCCTAGAGCTCTCAGACCACCCATGAGGTCCTAGAGATCTCAGACTAAATATGAGAAGAAGAACCGCTGTCACTCCCCAGCAGAACCGAGTGAGAACATTTTAGGAAATGACAGGAGGGAGTGCTGGACATTCACCCAAAGCCTCTATATGAGGGTATTTTTGGGGTGCACCTCGGGGGGCTCCAATCTTCTGTATAttgctgtgtgtatatgtatgattGTAGAATGTTATAAACAGATATTTCATCACTGCCTCTTCTCATTTTATTCAGGTTACACCCCTACGACTTGTGTCTGCACGAATGGCTGCTGGTCGTGGAGCGTAGAGTCTGATAAAAACTGTAAATGTCAGTGCTCCAATGTGGACATGACAACGGCCCGCTGCTGCAAGGTCAGCTTTCAGTAGAGTCTGACCACCAGAGGGCGATGGGAGTGACACCGCTGAATGATCTCTTCTATCACAATAGCTGCACATCACGCCTGTTATATAGTTGTAGAACGACTGAGGGGGTCCAATAATAAAAGGTTGAAGTTTATAGTTCGTGATTTCTATTTGatatctttttattaagttttcataCAAATACAAAACATTACATACTTTTCCAAAAACATTTCTACATTACattcataaaaacacataaaacacaagaatgaaaccATCCATAGCATATGCTCCTTTTTTTGTTTCCCCAGATAAAAGAAAAGTAGGGCAAACCATAAAGCAAAAATGACTGTACCAGAAACCTAACGGAGCAGGCGAGAGTCAAAGTCCCCACACCATcccaccccagccccccctccaggaatggaagaaggagaaaaaaaagggggtggtggTGAAGGGGGGAGTGAAAAGGAGAAGGTGGTAAAAAGGgggagtggtggaggggggggtgaaggagggggaagggagtgAAGGGGAAGAGGGGGTAGTGAAGGAAATAGTAAAAGGGTAAGAGGGAAGGGGTGTGAAGGGGGTGAGAAAGGGGAGTgaaagggggggtgagggagggggtGGTTACATAtccttcccatatatatatatatatatatatatatatatatatatatatatatatatatatatatatatatattatttaagtaaagagggggagggggaatctaaTCCCACTACCCCATACTACTCTTCTACAAACTGTGGGGGGAAACGGGGGGGAGGAGTGGAGGGAGGGGTGTGAAGGGGGGGTGAAAAAGAGGGGCGGTTAAAGAgggggagggagtgaagggggagaGGGTTAGTGAAAGGGGTAGTGAAGGGATAGGGGGAAGGGGTGTAAAGGGAGGGAAGTGAAGAAGGGAATGGTGTAGAAGGGAGTGAAAGGGGGGTAGGggtgaaggggaaggggggagcagtaaAGGAAGGGTAATGAAGGGGGAGCGAAGGAGGGATgatgaaaagggggggagggacaaCCAGGGGGAACCCCTAAATACCACTCTCACTCCCCATATACCTTGTACCTTGTATGCTCCGGGGATTGTTTAAATTCTAACCAGCTCTTCCAGGTACTATGAAATCTCGTCTCCAAATCTTTTTGGGAACTAATTAATTCTTCCATTAATATGGTTTTATCTCCCTCAACCAATCCTTTATCCTCCGTATTCCCTTTAACTTCCAGTGCTTTGGAATCAATGCTTTCGCTGCATTTAACAGAAATGGAAtaattgtttttggtttttttttatcaataaaatttttattaaggAAAGGATGGTTTACAGAGTTCAGAGTGTACGTGAGTACAGTAAATCAGTACATTGAACATAAACAGTCATGAACTTTTCAAGAcaagaaaggaaaacaaaacaataaaaaaaaaacataaatatatacaatGAAATGGTAGCTAGTCTCTAGCCAGACCCTGGCCTTGGATCACAGCAAGGCCTGTAATCTAATACTTTAGTCTTGTTGGCTTATCTGGGCCCTGGGCCAGTACGATgagctatacaaaaaaaaaaaaaaaaaattaagggtcgTTGATAAAAGGTCCTTGGTAATAGAGCCTAATGACGGATTTGTCAATAGAGCGAATATGAATATCGTTAGTGCCTATAAAAGAAACAATGACATCAATCTTCTACAGTGGTGAACTTTCAATCAGTGTTCCAACCTACTAGAGGTGATAAAGAGTAGTGAACCAAGCTACAATGATGGTTTCAACCAGTATCAAGTTGTAAATATTGGTCAGAATACCGGAACACCACCCAGGGAGACCATAGTTTGTTAAATTTTTCAAAGGATTCCCTGGCAATGGCTACTGTTTTCTTCCATGTGATAAATATCTCCTATGGAGTTAAGCCATTCGGATATGGAAGGAATGTCCTTCGATTCCCAGTGCCTGGGAAAAAGGATTTTTGCTGCATTCAGCAAGTGTCTTGTcaaggactttttgtaacgtctcGTGGAGCAATCCGCAATATGCAATATGTAGCACATGGGTGTGAGAGAGATTTTTGTGTCTGTGATGAGTTTAATCAGTTCACACACCTTATTCCAGAAGGGCCTCAGTAGGGGACAGTCCCGCCAGATGTGTAGTAATGTGCCCTGAGCTTGCTCACATCTCCAACAAGAGTCTGAGGACAGTGGGTACCACTTTTTAACCTTAACCGGTGTGGCGTACCAATGCGTTAATAGTTCATAAGACATTTCTTGCAATCTTGTACCAATGGAACATTTGTGTGCGAAAATTGAGGCTTGTCGCCATTGTTTGTCGGTAAAGTTTGCTTCAAGGCTCTCCCCACCTCTGTGCATCTGAAGCCAAGAGTACATTAGGGAGGTAGATTTGGCTACCGGGGTTCCAGAGAGGCAGACCTGTTCAAAGGAGGTGGTGTGTCTGATTAGCTGTTGTTTGGCAGGAGAAGTGTGAATATAGTTGTGCACTTGGCGATAAGTCCAGTATGAGAAATCGTTTTGGGAGCTCAAGTCTTGCTTCGGAGAGGCAAAAGGTTTTTAGCTTGTTAGCATCAACACAGTGTGTTATTAAAAGGGGCACTTGTTGGTCAGAGGGTAAGGATAATCGTAAATCCATCCCGGGTGGGAAATCTGGATTGCGGGTGATGGGTGTGAGGGGGCCTGGGGATGAAGACAGTTTGTAGCATCTTGTCATCGCGTGGAATGTTTTCAATGTCGCTCCCACAAGTGGGTGATGTTGCAGATTGCGTGGCAGTTTTTTCCTGGGAATCCAGGGGAGGAATCTCAGGTGCAGTGTAGACGATGCCTCCTCCAAGGAGACCCAGTCTTCAGGGGATTAGTATGGGCAGGGTATGGAAATGGTATAGAATTCTAGGCAGTATTACCATCTTAAGTATGGCAGCCCTGCCAAACCATGAACAGGGTTTAGATGTccaacccttaaccacttgcttactgggcacttaaactcccctcctgtccagaccaattttcagctttcagtgctctcacactttgaatgacaattactcagtaatgcaacactgtaccaaaatgatttttttgtcctttttttcatacaaatagagctttcatttggtggcatttgataacctctgggttttttattttttgcgctataaatgaaaaaaagaccgaaaattttgaaaaaaaaaacaaatttttcttaatttctgtgataatattttgcaaatttgtaatttttcttcataaattttgggcacaatttatactgctacatatctttggtaaaaataacccaaaagtagtggaaattatttggtctgtgagaaagttttagagtctacaagctatggtgcaaattataaaaaaatgtatcacatctgatgtactggcggcttcgctcatttcttgagaccctaacaagccaggaaagtacaaatgccccccaaatgacccctttttggaaagtagacattccagtgtatttagtaagaggcatggtgagttatttgaagttgtaattttttcccacaattctttgcaaaattaagatgtttattttttcacaaaattgtcattgtaatagcttatgtCTCTcatatggcatgtgcataccacaaataacaccccaaaatacattctgctactcctcctgagtattacaataccacatgtgtgggactttttcactgcctggccacatagagaggcccaacatgcagggagcaccataaggtgttctaggagcaaaaattacacatctcatttctcaaccgcctattacacttttgaaggccctggagcaccaggacaatagaaacacccacaaaatgacaccattttgtcAAGCTAACACCCAAACGTATaaactatgaggcataatgagtcttttaaatggttcatttttttccagaagtttttggaaaatgtggaaaaaaaatgaaaaagcattttttttacacaaagttgtccgtttataagatatttccaacacatagcatttagatagcaaaaacaacaccccaaaatacattctgctactcttcctgagtattacgataccacatgtgtgggactttttcactgcctggccacatacagaggcccaacatgcagggagcgccatcaggtgttctaggagcaaaaattacacatctcatttctcaaccacctaatacatttttgaaggccctggagcaccaggacaatgacaacacccacaaaatgaccccattttggaaagctacattctgctactcttcctgagtatggcgataccacatgtgtgaaacttctacacagcctgaccacatacagagatccaacatgcaaggaacaccgtcaggtgttccagggacacatagcatgcagataccaagaattacacctcaaaatacattatgctgagcaaagcgtaaacaaaagattacctgtggatgtagtagcgcagttgtacacaggaggatagcactggtccaggcagcaggcagggacttggtcagcacaagtccaggcagcaggcagggatactgtccatataaggtccagggtcagtgcaggcagagatattgtcagcagtggcaaaaatattggtcctggtagtaggcaggtccatgtggtgtggtcagtgtgacaggaagagacataatggcagtaagtcctacaggcagcagtatgAAGTATGGCCtctttcaggacagaatggggacaggggtagaggcttctcccacccaaatctctttgaagcctccgagtctccagaccctaatctaggaatgagaaaacaaataaaattgttttctttatccagaaaaactattctggagcccctcacatatgtgagacccctgtgttgaatgccactagtccagtagcagggtacaagatcagtccaagaggcaggcaaatatcatggtcaaacagtccaaggtcagttccagatcaggcagcagtatgtacagaatcggcaggcagaaacatggtcaaataacaagccagggtcagttacagagcaggcagtggcataaggggtgtgaaggtgtgtaaaggcaggaactgaggattacttTTATCATATCTCACTAATattttattgaagtatggtaaaagcaaaaacattcacctatgcagagtcctggttcggaagggcattgggcacagtaataagatgtgtctcttctgactcctgctctggtacacaccttacattttttttacgtcgttggcctgttggtctgggagggagtttatctggaaagtggcgttcggagagtcgaccaagaacatctgatcggatattttctggtgggccattcgggaatataagggcagtgaaaacttcttccttgtagccaaggaagcatttgggtttttgggtggagttgcagcaAATTACATatgtgttgtatatggccaattgaaaaaaattaattgcgacttttttataccaatggtatgtccgtcttgtggcaaggtatggttccatcatttggtcattgaagtggactccccccatgaacaaattatattcatagatgcattttggtttttgtatggggccattccttctggggatttccacgaaggtatcaaAAATTCCAGAAATGGCAACCAAGCTTTAAGAATATTAGAGAATGTGCACATGCTGCATCCCGCacaaccccgggggggggggggtgcatagaGGCAGCATGCACACATCTAGAGGGTACAGCAATAATGCATAGATAATGATAAGCTGTCAAACAATATATGTAGAGCGATCATATGTTCCGTCTGTGTACCAGTGAACCCCTATAAGGGATGATGGTAACAGCCGTGACAGAGAGCCCAGTGGATCCTCGAGCCCACATGATTGTACTTTGAAGAATTGAAATGGCGGTTAAAGAAACAAAGAGCAACGTTCAAGTGCCCGCCTAGGTAACATCCAAACAACCGAAATGATCCCACTTCCAGTGGGAAATTCAACAGGCAAATACTCAGGGAGGTGTAATGGCCAAAACTGTAACTTATGACGTACACTTCCGCATTGCAGTTTATCTGGAGAAAGGGAGAAAAATACATAGTTCAGTTACCTCAGGTGTATTCTTTAGCTCTTGTACTCCTGGTGGCTTGAGAAGATCTCATGGGGTTCACTCCTTGCTGCTTCTGATATTTCCCCTTCTTGGGTACATGTTTGGTCGGCGTGGAGTGCGGTTAGACTGGCAGGCTGGGAGGCGCTGAAGGAAACCGGAATTCCCGGTACCAGTCAGGCAGATCCACTGGTGGTAATTGCAGAGCTGCGCAGAATGATGGTAACTCATCCAGGGTTTTGAAGGTGTGTGGAACCCCATCCAGAGTGACTGATAGGGCAaatgggaacttccatctgtaATTAAGGTGGTGATCTCTCAGAGCTTCCAGCAGAGGATGCAGAGCCCTGCTGTTGCTTATTGTGATCGGCAAAAGGTCCTAGAATAGTGTgatttttttgctcattaatggTGATCAGCTCATTTTGACGTGCATGAGCTAAAATGTCCTCTTTAAGCTTATAGTTTAGAATACAACATATTATATCTCTAGGCAGTGCCGGTTCATTCGGCTTGGGCCTGAGGGCCCGGTGTGCTCTCTCAAAATCAATGGTAGTGTCCACAGGCCTCTCCAGCAGGTTGTTGAATATGGAGGTCAGAGCTGGGACAATTTGTTCAGGTGAGGTTTTCTCCGGCACCCCCCTCACCCTGATGTTGTGCCTCCTACCtctattgtccaaatcttccaggTGACAATCAACTTCTGTTGGGCTGTATGAGCATCAGAGACAAATTCTAATCTGGCGATCGCTTTATCCCTCTTTTGCCCTAGGTGTTCAGCATTATGCGCCATTTCATTCAGGGCCAGCATATTTGCTTTTAGCTCCGTAACAGCAGAGGAGAAGGTATTCTTTATGTCAGCAACAAATGCTGACATATCAGCGTATGTCAGGGGCTGGTCGGGAGGAGAGTGGTGTCTCACCATATCatctgatgctgcctgtgagtctttGCTGTAGTTATCCTCGTAGTCgtcgggcgccatcttggaggtATCTGAGCTCCAAGCGGACTGAAAAGGTCCCGTATGCTGTGCGATCGCGGGACTGTGGATGAGCTCCTGGCAGGTGTACTGGACTGAGACTGGTTCGCTTTGCCCATGATCCGGATTTGAGTGGTCAGTGTGTGGCTGAAGGGCTGCGGGAAGAGCGGAGCTTTCTCTCTATGCTGCCATCCCCGCTGCGTGCCAAGCCACTCCCCAGAAATGGAATAATTGTTACTCTATACTTCTTCCTTATGTCCCCATCGCATGAAACAGATACTGCCAAGGGTCTAGTCCTACTTTCAATGCCACTGATCTTCTTGATTAATTCTATCGCATCTACCCAATATGGCTGGATCACACtgcactgccaccatatatgagCATGAGTTCCGACCCTCCCACACTCCCTCCAACTTAAGGGTGATAGATCAAAGTTAATCTTGTGCAACTTGGATGGAACATAATACCATTTAGTTAaaagtttataattcatttcttttATCCTCGTGTCCATTGAAGTGGAGTGAACATAATCCAGTACTTTGCCTTTCATTGCCTCCGGCAGTGGCTGGTGCAATTCTATTTCCCAGCTCTCCAAGGGACACATGGAGCCATCATCTACAGATGCTATCAACAGCTTATATATTCTAGAAATCCCTTGTCTATTTATTCCTCCTTGATCGATTAGTCTTACCCATGGATTCAACCTACTGTCCGAACTAAGGGGTTTAGGAAGGGATTCAATAAAATGTTGGAGTTGTCTATATCTCCATACATCCCATGGCATTTGGCCATATTTTTTTCGTAGCTCCTGTAGTGGACATAGGGCATTCCCTTTTAGAACATCTTTTAACCTCAGATGTTCCGAGTGGGTCCATTTTAAATACAGATTGTTATCTTTCCCcggagtaaaataattatttgccGTCAGGGACATCAAAGGGCTGTTGTACTGCCATGATATACTTTTATGTAAATTATCCCATGCTCCTAATGTTTCTCTTGTAATCGGGGCCAGTTCTCTAGATAACCCCCTATATTCCCTTGGAATTCAAATAGTCTGACCCAACACAAATTTACTCATGTGCTCCTCCAATTTTACCCATTTTTTATGTGGGGCATTATGGACCCAAACTATGATTCAACGCAGTACTGCTGCTCTATGATATTTCTCAAAGTCTGGGAGGAATATTCCTCCCTTATCCTTTGGTCTACTCATTATTATATGAACAATACGATAACTTCTATTATTCCATACAAATGTATGCACCAAAAATCTAAGGGTTTTAAAATAGACCCCTGGGATATTTATTGGCAAACTTTGAAAGATATATAAGGCCTTGGGGAGGATCATCATTTTAATCACGCTTATCTTATGAACCATGAtagtctattgccctgtacacacgatcggacattgatcggacatttcgacaacaaaatccatgtattttttcagacggatgttggctcaaacctgtcttgcatacacacggtcacacaaagttgtcagaaaatccgatcgttctaaacgcggtgacgtaaaacacgtacattgggtctataaatggggcagtagccaatagctttcgtctcttaatttattctgagcatgcgttgcactttgtgcgtcgggtttgtgtacacacgatcggaatttcagacaacggattttgttgacagaAAAAccttatagcaagttctcaaactttgtatgtcggaaattccgatggaaaatgtgtgatggagcccacacacggtcgaaatttccgacaacaaagtcctatcacacattttccgtcggaaaatccgaccgtgtgtacagtgcatatgTATAGGATATCCTTTCAGATCTTGTTTAATTTTATTCAAAAGAAGTAGATAATTATCCTGGTATAAATCTACTGTTGATGTTGATAAGAATATGCCCAGGTATCTCAGCCCCCTTGTCTTCCACGCAAAGGGAAACAAGTTCCCGAGGGCCCTTCTTTCTAGTGGGGGAATGGAGatatttaatatctctgttttCTCCAAATTAATCTTAAGGTTCAATATTGCCCCATAATCACCCAATTCTACCAAAATCTTTGGGAGTGTTTGCACAGGATTTGTTATGTATAACTGCAGATAAATGCGGATATCTTATGCTCTTGTCCATCGGCTCCTAAACCCTCAATTTCATGATTAACTCTTATAGATTCTAAAAAAGGTTCTAGGGAAAACATAAAAAGTGAAAGGGAAAGTGGAcagccctgatgtgtcccgttatAAAGTCTAAAATTTTTCTGTCAGAGTTCCATTAACCTGAATTTGGGCCGTAGGTTTAAAGTACAATGCCTCTATCCACCTCAGCATACACGGGCCTATACCAAATTTTTGTAGTGTCTGCAGCATATATTCCCAAACTaacctatcaaaagccttttcggcatctaccGATAGGAAGAGGAAAGATTTCTTCCCTTTTTTTGCTTCATGCATTAATAGAGAAGTTCTTAATATATCGTCTTTTGCTTCCCTCCCCGAAAAACAAAGCCTGTCTGATCCTTCTCAATACAATCTGGCATGTAGGGTTTCAATCTTTcggctaatatatatataatacatttttacatcCTCATTAgaaatgagctgaacaccccccggcttggttcgcaccagaaccgaaagatcgcgcaaactttagaaccccattaaagtctataggactcaagcgttcaaaatcaaaagtgctaattttaaaggcttatatgcatggtattgtcctaaaaagagtttggggacccgggtcctgccccaggagacatgtatcaatgcaaaaaaaagttttaaaaacggctgttttttcgggagcagtgattttaatgatgcttaaagtgaaaaaaaagtgaaatattcctttaaatatcctacctggggggtgtctatagtatgcctgtaaagtggcgcgtgtttcccgtgtttagaacagtccctgcacaaaatgacatttgtaaaggaaaaaaagtcatttaaaactgcttgcggctttaatgtattgtcgggtcctgccaatatggatgaaaatcagtgagacaaacggcatgggtaccccccagtccattaccaggccctttgggtcttgtatggatattaaggggaaccccacacccaaattaaaataaggaaaggtgtggggccaccaggccctatatactctgaacagcagtatacaggcggtgcaaacaagacagggactgtaggtttgttgttaagtagaatctgtttgtaattttgaactggtacatttttaacgtgtttagctccagccaaaaaatcttttttaagctttttggaaaacatagggaagggttatcacacctgtgacatttgttttgctgtctgtgctcctcttcagaagatttcacctcactttttgtcccaatgacaaatgttttttgaaaatttggtgtttttagtgaaacaaggattggaaagcatcagtggaaaggagaaatgttttttccatattaactcttacagaagagaatttcccttcctaggggtagatttcatctcacttcctgttgtctccttccgtttgcaagtaggagtcgtttgtaag
This window of the Aquarana catesbeiana isolate 2022-GZ linkage group LG01, ASM4218655v1, whole genome shotgun sequence genome carries:
- the LOC141127155 gene encoding resistin-like gamma, whose protein sequence is MKMKLLLCFFLLHVVTADDSCPALTNIMKSTATGVLASVKLVCTAVSTPGLYAICPDGYTPTTCVCTNGCWSWSVESDKNCKCQCSNVDMTTARCCKVSFQ